From Candidatus Pedobacter colombiensis, one genomic window encodes:
- a CDS encoding L,D-transpeptidase family protein — MKKVLFLLIPLCLLLNACNWFKETPEVGLVLAKHFDNKLYKKFDTAEYNVIFKRHLDSLKANFSNPNTLKTYYEHHNSEPTLVTKYFVNGGLDSLEAYIGRSKLHGFNPELFGYKKLKVLLEALADNKFKSIAEVYPVVADLELNAAESLIKYNNFVYYGSVNPRKLLSRYYVTVQRPDTASMLAVLATNDLQKLLVSIQPTSTQYRELQKAMLELEKKRNGDDQALKTIQVNMERLRWKLPDLGEEYVEVNIPDFSLTWFNKQDTLSHMKVCVGAAREKDYAEKIKAYTKSGNLDDKPKNHETPILCSKLNSIQVNPIWNIPVSIARSEIYWQVIKDRYYLSNNNIKVYYKGTLVTDPDTIQWSKYPREKLPFQFKQGSGEGNALGKFKFIFDNGSSIYLHDTNNKNGFSRGNRAISHGCVRVEKPLEFAEMLVKDKYEYDQLRMEVNLPPIDTTKMEVYNKILAKKADTLNIFKLKPKWFGTKKPVPLIINYVTAWSQNGAIQFRDDVYGLDETLYAAMKKFM; from the coding sequence TTGAAGAAAGTCCTATTTTTACTGATCCCCCTTTGTTTATTGTTGAATGCCTGTAACTGGTTTAAGGAGACACCGGAAGTCGGTTTGGTTCTGGCTAAACATTTTGATAATAAACTCTATAAAAAATTTGATACTGCCGAATACAACGTCATTTTTAAAAGACATTTAGATTCGCTGAAAGCCAATTTTTCTAATCCAAATACCCTCAAAACGTATTACGAACACCATAATAGCGAACCTACGTTGGTGACCAAGTATTTTGTTAACGGCGGATTGGATTCTCTTGAAGCTTACATTGGCCGGAGTAAATTGCATGGTTTTAATCCCGAATTATTTGGGTATAAGAAATTAAAAGTACTACTTGAAGCACTAGCCGATAATAAATTTAAATCTATTGCTGAGGTTTATCCTGTAGTTGCCGATTTAGAACTGAATGCGGCAGAGAGCCTGATTAAGTACAATAATTTTGTTTACTATGGCAGTGTAAATCCGCGTAAGTTATTGTCCAGATATTATGTGACTGTGCAAAGGCCTGATACGGCAAGTATGTTGGCGGTGTTGGCTACTAACGACCTGCAGAAGCTGCTTGTTTCCATTCAACCTACTTCAACGCAATATCGTGAATTGCAGAAAGCTATGCTAGAGCTAGAAAAAAAACGAAACGGGGACGATCAGGCTCTAAAAACGATACAAGTGAATATGGAAAGATTGAGGTGGAAATTACCCGATCTTGGGGAAGAGTACGTTGAAGTAAATATTCCTGATTTTTCTTTGACCTGGTTTAACAAGCAAGACACACTAAGCCATATGAAAGTATGTGTTGGTGCAGCACGTGAAAAGGATTATGCCGAAAAAATAAAAGCGTATACTAAATCCGGCAACCTTGACGATAAGCCAAAAAATCATGAAACGCCAATATTGTGCAGTAAGTTGAATTCTATTCAGGTAAACCCGATATGGAATATCCCTGTAAGTATTGCCAGAAGTGAGATTTATTGGCAGGTGATTAAAGACCGGTATTATCTTTCAAATAACAACATTAAAGTTTATTACAAAGGAACACTGGTTACTGATCCGGACACGATACAATGGAGTAAGTACCCAAGAGAAAAGTTGCCATTTCAGTTTAAACAAGGTTCGGGAGAGGGGAATGCCCTTGGTAAATTTAAGTTTATATTCGACAATGGGTCGAGCATTTACCTGCATGATACCAATAATAAAAATGGATTTTCTCGTGGCAACAGGGCTATTAGTCACGGGTGTGTGCGGGTCGAAAAACCTTTAGAATTTGCCGAAATGCTGGTTAAAGATAAATACGAGTATGATCAGCTGCGCATGGAGGTGAACCTGCCACCAATTGATACCACAAAAATGGAGGTGTACAATAAAATACTGGCAAAGAAAGCAGATACACTAAACATATTCAAGTTAAAACCTAAATGGTTTGGAACTAAGAAGCCAGTGCCATTGATCATCAATTATGTGACCGCATGGTCACAAAATGGGGCAATACAATTTAGGGATGATGTTTATGGCTTAGACGAAACTTTATATGCAGCTATGAAGAAATTCATGTAA
- a CDS encoding BatA domain-containing protein — protein MNFLYPGFLLALLAIAIPIVIHLFNFRKFKKIYFSNVQFLTAVQEQNSSKEKLKKLLVLLCRILAVVFLVLAFARPFISSSNQNHKNVTGNMVSIYIDNSYSMESLNKEGNLLEEAKRKAKEIVKAYAMTDKFKLVTNDFEGKHQRAVNKEEFMSLLDDIKISAASRSLPQVINRLETNSAANKNEEVYLLSDFQKTFVGTQPLKTNKDISYSFIKLNANSLPNISADSIWSISPVHLPNQTEQFVVQLRNYGEEEATDVPLKLTINKQQKAIGNVNIPAGQILKDTLSFSGLKGGWQEGTLSIKDFPLTFDDELNFTFKVAQDLKVLSISGNPTDRYIRSLFSADAYFKLTEMPESNIRYSSFPEYSLIVLDGLKEPSSGLAQQLKLYVENGGSVVVFPDLDANSAAYTPFLNGLSLPAVQQLNVGPAIASTIDLKNSVFKDVFEQVPENIDLPVVNRYFSYAEQNTSNKENILKLPLNRFLFARYNLGGGKVYLSASSLDAKDGNIARHPVFVPLMFKIAFASSREQPFYYVTGKNNVLESEKINLTGNQSLKLVSAGFEVIPEVRQTPGKTLLYVADQVKKSGFYELKKADSVLSVVAFNDDRMESDMHYASENEIKALFNKQNIAFYNSKKDALSMNMELKNNSSELWKLCLILAVVFLAIEILLIRFFNPTKNIQTT, from the coding sequence ATGAATTTCCTATACCCAGGTTTTCTTTTAGCACTACTGGCAATAGCCATCCCTATTGTAATTCACCTGTTCAATTTTCGGAAATTCAAAAAGATTTACTTTAGTAATGTTCAGTTTCTTACGGCTGTTCAGGAGCAAAATTCATCAAAAGAAAAGCTAAAAAAATTGCTGGTATTGCTATGCAGAATATTGGCTGTTGTTTTCCTGGTATTAGCTTTCGCCAGACCTTTTATATCCTCATCAAATCAAAATCATAAAAATGTGACCGGCAATATGGTTAGCATTTATATTGATAATTCTTACAGTATGGAAAGCCTGAATAAGGAGGGGAACCTACTGGAGGAAGCGAAGCGTAAAGCGAAAGAAATTGTAAAGGCTTATGCTATGACCGATAAGTTTAAGCTGGTGACCAATGATTTTGAGGGCAAGCATCAGCGGGCGGTAAATAAAGAAGAATTTATGAGCTTGCTGGATGACATAAAAATTTCGGCAGCGAGCAGGTCCTTACCACAGGTGATTAATCGTTTGGAAACGAATAGTGCCGCAAATAAAAATGAGGAGGTTTACCTGTTGTCTGATTTTCAGAAAACCTTTGTGGGTACACAGCCACTTAAAACCAATAAAGACATCAGCTATTCATTTATAAAGTTAAATGCAAATAGCTTACCTAATATATCAGCAGATAGCATTTGGAGCATCTCGCCGGTTCATCTGCCCAATCAAACAGAACAGTTTGTGGTGCAGCTACGCAATTATGGTGAAGAGGAAGCTACTGATGTCCCTTTAAAATTAACCATTAATAAGCAGCAAAAAGCGATTGGTAATGTGAATATTCCGGCAGGGCAAATTTTAAAAGACACCCTGTCATTTAGCGGACTTAAGGGGGGATGGCAGGAAGGAACGTTGAGCATAAAAGATTTTCCCTTGACTTTTGATGATGAATTGAATTTTACTTTTAAAGTCGCACAGGATTTGAAAGTACTGAGCATTAGTGGTAATCCTACAGATAGATATATACGTTCGCTTTTTTCAGCTGATGCTTATTTTAAACTTACAGAAATGCCGGAGTCAAACATCAGGTATTCGTCCTTTCCGGAGTATAGCCTGATTGTATTGGATGGATTGAAAGAGCCTTCTTCCGGATTGGCCCAACAGCTGAAATTGTATGTAGAAAATGGGGGTTCGGTAGTTGTCTTTCCAGACCTGGATGCAAATTCGGCAGCATATACTCCATTTTTGAATGGCTTGTCACTGCCTGCTGTACAGCAGTTAAACGTTGGCCCTGCAATTGCCAGTACCATCGATCTCAAGAATTCTGTATTTAAAGATGTATTTGAACAGGTCCCGGAAAATATTGATTTACCAGTAGTGAACAGGTATTTTAGTTACGCGGAACAAAATACGAGCAACAAAGAGAATATCCTTAAACTTCCGCTTAATCGATTCCTTTTTGCCAGGTATAATCTGGGGGGCGGTAAAGTGTACTTGTCTGCAAGTTCCCTAGATGCTAAGGATGGTAATATAGCACGACATCCGGTTTTTGTACCGCTGATGTTTAAAATAGCTTTTGCCAGCAGCAGGGAGCAACCATTTTACTATGTTACCGGAAAAAACAATGTGCTGGAAAGTGAAAAGATCAATTTAACAGGTAATCAATCTTTAAAATTGGTGTCGGCAGGTTTTGAGGTTATTCCAGAAGTCAGACAAACGCCGGGCAAGACACTTTTATATGTGGCCGACCAGGTGAAGAAATCAGGTTTCTATGAGCTGAAAAAGGCAGATTCTGTTTTGTCGGTTGTTGCCTTTAATGATGACAGAATGGAGTCGGACATGCACTATGCCAGTGAAAATGAAATTAAAGCCTTGTTTAACAAGCAAAATATAGCATTTTACAATTCTAAGAAAGACGCATTATCTATGAATATGGAGTTGAAAAATAACAGCAGTGAGTTATGGAAACTTTGCCTAATTTTGGCTGTTGTTTTCTTAGCCATTGAAATCCTATTGATCAGATTTTTTAATCCTACAAAAAATATACAAACAACATGA
- a CDS encoding DUF4199 domain-containing protein, which translates to MVENTKTLDSLKPEAVKNGIGLGLIALVLGILSAYLLVGAKSMMAIFLIPIGVGLIVPLVVAVLFCFDLRKKIGGFWNLRQATSGIFIMFLVTYAVSNIGNVIFNKFIEKDMTERIQNTVVGATSSMMKSQGVDEDVIDKKVAEMNSDFERKNQGTIMQTIQGHVIGVIIVFVIALLFAAIFKKEPPLYLSDN; encoded by the coding sequence ATGGTAGAGAATACGAAAACTTTAGATAGTTTAAAACCGGAAGCGGTAAAAAATGGAATAGGATTAGGTTTGATAGCTTTAGTATTAGGCATACTATCTGCTTATCTTTTAGTGGGAGCTAAATCTATGATGGCTATTTTCCTTATCCCGATAGGAGTTGGCTTAATCGTTCCTCTTGTTGTAGCAGTGCTTTTTTGTTTTGATCTTAGGAAAAAGATTGGAGGATTCTGGAATTTAAGGCAGGCAACATCGGGTATTTTTATTATGTTTTTAGTTACATATGCCGTATCCAATATTGGGAATGTAATTTTTAATAAATTTATTGAAAAGGATATGACTGAAAGGATTCAGAATACTGTAGTTGGAGCTACATCTTCAATGATGAAGAGTCAAGGTGTTGATGAAGATGTGATTGATAAAAAGGTAGCAGAAATGAATAGTGATTTCGAACGAAAAAATCAAGGAACAATTATGCAAACCATACAAGGACATGTTATTGGGGTGATTATTGTATTTGTGATTGCATTGCTTTTCGCTGCGATTTTTAAAAAAGAACCGCCTTTGTATCTCAGTGATAATTAA
- the hisD gene encoding histidinol dehydrogenase: MKIYSYKDLTKQEVESICLRQLEDDVTIHERVKSIVDRVKTEGDQALLDYALAFDKVQLQQLFIEKEEIKNIATTIPTEAKAAIDTAYRNIKAFHASQAYREDKIETMPGVTCWRETRAIERVGLYIPGGTAVLPSTFLMLGIPAILAGCKEIVVCSPPQKDGKTNCYLAYVAVLLGIEKIYLVGGAQAVAAMAYGTESIPQVYKIFGPGNRYVTQAKQLVQSAAGTAIDMPAGPSEVLVLADETANSSYIASDLLAQAEHGADSQAILVATSSKIITDTLAQIEAQLKELPRQDIAAQAIKNSYAVLVDDLAQGMVFSNIYAPEHLILSTDRFEQLIPLISNAGSVFLGNLTPESAGDYASGTNHTLPTSGFAKAYSGVSLDSFVKKITFQHITPRGLRNIGNTVEVLAKAEELIAHKNAVSIRLKSI, encoded by the coding sequence ATGAAAATCTACAGCTATAAGGATTTAACTAAACAGGAAGTTGAATCCATCTGTTTACGACAGTTGGAAGACGATGTAACCATCCATGAAAGGGTTAAAAGCATCGTTGACCGGGTTAAAACGGAGGGAGATCAGGCCTTGCTTGACTATGCACTTGCTTTCGATAAGGTGCAGCTTCAGCAGCTTTTTATAGAAAAGGAAGAAATCAAGAACATAGCCACTACTATACCGACCGAAGCTAAAGCGGCGATAGATACAGCCTACAGAAATATCAAAGCCTTCCATGCTTCACAAGCGTACAGAGAGGACAAAATAGAGACTATGCCGGGTGTCACCTGCTGGCGCGAAACCAGAGCCATAGAGCGCGTGGGTCTTTATATCCCCGGAGGGACGGCCGTTTTACCAAGCACTTTTTTAATGCTCGGTATCCCTGCAATCCTTGCTGGCTGCAAAGAAATAGTGGTTTGTTCTCCACCACAAAAAGATGGTAAAACCAATTGCTATCTGGCTTATGTAGCCGTACTGCTGGGTATTGAAAAGATATACCTTGTGGGCGGAGCACAGGCAGTTGCTGCCATGGCTTATGGAACGGAAAGCATACCGCAGGTCTACAAAATCTTTGGACCGGGTAACCGCTATGTAACTCAAGCTAAGCAATTGGTGCAATCTGCAGCAGGTACAGCGATCGATATGCCGGCAGGCCCATCAGAAGTTTTAGTACTCGCAGATGAGACTGCCAATTCGTCATACATTGCTTCAGACCTACTTGCTCAGGCAGAACATGGAGCTGATAGTCAAGCTATTTTAGTAGCCACTTCAAGTAAAATCATAACGGATACGCTTGCGCAAATTGAAGCGCAATTGAAAGAGCTACCTAGACAGGATATAGCTGCCCAGGCCATAAAAAATTCGTACGCAGTACTGGTTGATGACCTGGCACAGGGCATGGTATTTAGCAATATTTATGCACCTGAGCACTTGATCCTGTCTACCGATCGTTTTGAACAACTTATCCCACTAATCAGCAACGCAGGTTCAGTTTTCCTTGGAAATCTAACCCCTGAAAGCGCGGGAGATTATGCTTCCGGGACCAATCACACCTTACCTACAAGTGGCTTTGCAAAAGCCTATTCAGGTGTATCGTTGGATTCTTTTGTGAAAAAGATCACCTTTCAGCACATTACACCAAGAGGTTTAAGAAACATTGGAAACACCGTGGAAGTTCTTGCTAAAGCAGAAGAACTAATTGCACACAAGAATGCGGTAAGCATTCGTTTAAAATCGATTTAA
- a CDS encoding dihydroorotase: MNLLITGVTIADPNSKFNQQKCDVRVEHGKITAVESKLGSLTAAKGETVFDGSGSVLSPGFFDLNCSIGDPGFETKEDIYTATAVAAAGGFTGLAVLPHTKPVVHSKGEVAYIINKAKGNLVDVLPVGAVSQDLEGKELAELYDMKLAGAVAFSDGTKAITDDGFMSRALQYAKGLNGLLMVYPENKSIAGKSQINESKNSVLLGMKGLPALAEEMHISRDIFLATYHDAPVHISNISTAGSVALIKKAKKDGVKITCDVAAHHLVFTEELLSDFDSNYKVKPPLRGKADVKALINGLKDGTIDAISSQHRPHEIEFKDVEFEIAAYGIIALQTVLPLLLKAGLDAGQIAEKLSVSPRRLLGLTVPVIEKDSEANFTVYNATEEWLYNAESNLSKSANSPLLNKKLTGKVKLVYNNKQLQSYG; the protein is encoded by the coding sequence ATGAATCTTCTCATCACAGGCGTAACGATTGCCGATCCCAACAGTAAGTTTAACCAGCAGAAATGTGATGTACGTGTAGAACATGGCAAAATAACTGCTGTAGAAAGCAAATTGGGCAGTTTGACTGCAGCTAAGGGTGAAACCGTTTTTGATGGTTCGGGCTCAGTACTTTCGCCGGGCTTCTTTGATTTGAATTGTTCTATCGGAGATCCTGGTTTTGAAACCAAGGAAGACATCTATACTGCAACAGCTGTGGCTGCTGCCGGAGGGTTTACAGGATTGGCCGTTCTACCACATACCAAACCGGTGGTTCATTCTAAAGGCGAAGTTGCTTATATCATTAATAAAGCAAAAGGTAACTTAGTAGATGTGTTACCTGTAGGCGCTGTAAGTCAGGATTTGGAAGGTAAGGAGTTGGCCGAGCTATACGACATGAAGCTGGCCGGTGCAGTTGCATTTTCGGATGGAACAAAAGCAATCACGGATGATGGCTTTATGAGTCGTGCCTTGCAATATGCAAAAGGGCTGAACGGTTTGTTGATGGTTTATCCTGAAAATAAATCTATAGCAGGCAAATCGCAAATTAACGAAAGCAAGAATAGTGTACTGTTGGGCATGAAAGGTTTGCCGGCTTTGGCAGAAGAAATGCACATCAGCAGAGATATATTTTTGGCAACTTACCACGATGCACCAGTGCATATCAGTAATATTTCTACAGCGGGCTCGGTAGCACTGATTAAAAAGGCTAAAAAAGACGGGGTTAAAATTACCTGCGATGTGGCAGCACATCACCTGGTATTTACAGAAGAGCTTTTGAGTGATTTTGACAGCAATTATAAGGTGAAACCTCCTTTGCGTGGTAAAGCTGATGTTAAGGCCTTAATAAATGGTTTAAAAGACGGAACTATTGATGCAATAAGCTCACAGCACCGCCCACATGAAATAGAGTTTAAAGATGTGGAGTTTGAAATAGCAGCTTACGGTATTATTGCTTTGCAAACCGTATTGCCATTATTGCTTAAGGCAGGGTTAGATGCAGGTCAGATCGCTGAGAAGCTTTCAGTAAGTCCACGCAGGTTATTGGGGTTGACTGTTCCGGTAATTGAAAAAGATTCCGAAGCCAATTTTACCGTTTATAATGCTACGGAGGAATGGTTGTATAATGCAGAAAGTAATCTTTCTAAGTCGGCAAATTCGCCGTTACTAAATAAAAAATTAACCGGTAAAGTAAAGCTGGTATACAATAACAAACAATTACAGTCTTATGGATAA
- a CDS encoding sigma-70 family RNA polymerase sigma factor — MIAYTELKDSELAAMLKDGEDGVYKEIYNRYWDKLYYIAHRILKSQEATEEVVQDVFVLLWKKRKTLDIQSLPVYLAAMVRYEVYRYVARDKKDKVNELAYQTTLTDYASFDTDLENKLLLEIIESLSNQLPEKCRLVFQYVKLQDRALSDVADELNISQKTAEAHLTKALKTIRGNIGDAMHLLF, encoded by the coding sequence ATGATTGCTTATACAGAGCTAAAAGATAGTGAGCTGGCTGCCATGTTAAAAGATGGAGAGGATGGCGTGTATAAGGAAATTTACAACAGGTATTGGGATAAGCTATATTACATTGCGCATAGAATCTTAAAATCTCAGGAGGCTACAGAAGAGGTTGTGCAAGATGTTTTTGTGCTGCTGTGGAAGAAGCGAAAGACACTTGATATTCAGTCTCTGCCAGTTTACCTGGCTGCAATGGTTAGGTATGAGGTTTATCGCTACGTTGCCAGAGATAAGAAAGATAAGGTGAATGAATTGGCTTATCAGACAACGTTGACAGATTATGCCTCTTTTGATACTGATTTGGAAAATAAACTCTTACTTGAGATTATTGAAAGTCTCTCTAATCAGCTTCCGGAGAAATGCCGGCTGGTATTTCAGTATGTAAAACTGCAGGACAGAGCGCTGTCTGATGTTGCAGATGAATTGAATATTTCACAGAAAACAGCCGAAGCACATCTAACAAAAGCCTTGAAAACGATTAGGGGAAATATAGGTGATGCTATGCATTTGCTTTTTTAA
- the hisG gene encoding ATP phosphoribosyltransferase, translated as MKTLKIAIQKSGRLNEKSVEILKNCGLSFENYKSSLISTVTNFPLEILFLRDDDIPEYVQDGIADLGIVGENVIVEAGAEVTYLQKLGFGKCTLKIAIPNESQITEIAQLSGKAIATSYPVILEKYLKENHVNAEVRTISGSVEIGPGLGLSDAICDIVSTGGTLKSNGLKPFAEVMKSEAILIGKEGSDLLPEVQELLQRIRSVLRAKETKYVVLNVAKTNLKKVVDLLPGVKSPTVVPLFDEDWVAVHSVIAEHDFWEKINSLKAAGAQGIVVMPIEKIIA; from the coding sequence TTGAAAACACTTAAAATAGCTATCCAGAAATCGGGTAGGTTAAACGAAAAGTCAGTAGAAATTCTTAAAAATTGTGGTTTATCTTTCGAGAACTACAAGAGTTCATTAATATCAACCGTTACAAATTTCCCTTTAGAAATCCTCTTTCTAAGAGATGATGACATTCCTGAATATGTACAGGATGGAATTGCAGATTTGGGTATTGTTGGTGAAAACGTAATTGTTGAAGCCGGTGCCGAAGTAACCTATCTACAAAAACTAGGCTTTGGTAAATGTACTTTAAAAATTGCCATTCCTAACGAGAGTCAGATTACTGAAATTGCACAACTAAGTGGCAAAGCCATCGCTACCTCTTACCCGGTAATCCTTGAAAAATACCTGAAAGAAAATCATGTAAATGCAGAGGTTCGGACCATTTCCGGATCAGTTGAAATTGGCCCGGGACTTGGACTAAGTGATGCCATTTGCGACATCGTTTCTACCGGTGGAACTTTAAAAAGCAACGGACTAAAACCTTTCGCCGAAGTGATGAAATCCGAAGCTATTCTGATTGGAAAAGAAGGATCAGATCTGCTACCAGAAGTTCAGGAATTGTTACAAAGGATACGATCAGTACTACGTGCAAAAGAGACCAAATATGTAGTGCTTAACGTTGCAAAAACCAACCTCAAAAAAGTAGTGGATTTATTACCGGGTGTAAAAAGTCCGACTGTTGTTCCCTTGTTTGATGAGGACTGGGTTGCTGTACATTCGGTAATTGCAGAACACGATTTCTGGGAAAAAATCAACAGCCTGAAAGCTGCCGGCGCCCAGGGAATTGTAGTGATGCCTATTGAAAAAATCATTGCTTAA
- a CDS encoding HAMP domain-containing sensor histidine kinase codes for MKVTYTRILARKTLLTFLVFIIILAVAALFVRNAITKKLEDISKLASNIEHRLKPEQALLLLHQAEDDFQESLLDINGPKSNDYKVKLTLAFNKIDTLLNAHTDTAQLTTAQGNRVRGWYNKKLELSNRLFGLKHNFDSLLTVYAQFNGQANNQLPKINTNFKTRKKRINSKTDTIRKAVQVEKKGLFGRLKDAISNKQGVSGGVIEINHNNSTNTAELRTQKIIARDRTNNAKKLQELQQHNVKMLNMQRELISLNTSISNELERIVNDLKDINYKMADELKGMAFKNYQETTSLLNKFYLAALFLVLLFAALLIIFIFQLNKSELQLLKENKRSVNIARQKMELLTHMTHEIRNPLTAIKGFLYIFTKTPLTQRQTDMLESIKGSSDMLLRTLNDTLDAAKMETSELKIESDPFNPYSTINQVIESMSYSATKKKLEVNYNFKEDKETQVLGDNFRLKQVMVNLLSNAIKYTKEGTITINAELLPEDTRLQVDIIDTGMGISPDQQANLFSQYYQTNSAKGQVGTGLGLYICKQLVEMQKGKISVKSAIGVGTTFSFFIPYQKA; via the coding sequence ATGAAAGTAACTTATACCCGAATACTCGCCCGAAAAACGCTATTAACATTTCTTGTATTTATTATTATTCTTGCTGTAGCAGCTCTTTTTGTACGTAATGCAATTACCAAAAAACTAGAGGATATCTCTAAATTAGCCAGTAACATTGAGCATCGACTTAAGCCAGAGCAGGCGCTTTTATTATTGCATCAGGCAGAAGATGATTTCCAGGAATCTTTATTAGATATTAATGGGCCTAAAAGCAACGACTATAAAGTTAAGTTGACCCTGGCCTTTAATAAAATAGATACTTTATTAAATGCACATACCGACACGGCTCAACTAACCACTGCACAAGGCAACCGAGTAAGAGGATGGTATAATAAAAAACTGGAGCTCTCGAACAGGCTTTTTGGGCTTAAACACAATTTCGATTCCCTCCTAACTGTTTACGCCCAGTTTAATGGTCAGGCGAACAATCAATTACCGAAAATCAACACAAACTTTAAAACGCGAAAAAAGAGGATCAACAGCAAAACGGATACCATAAGAAAAGCTGTACAAGTGGAGAAAAAGGGTCTTTTTGGAAGATTAAAAGATGCTATTTCTAATAAACAAGGCGTTTCTGGCGGAGTGATAGAGATTAACCATAACAATAGTACAAACACTGCGGAGCTAAGGACACAAAAAATCATTGCCCGTGATAGAACTAACAACGCAAAAAAGCTACAGGAGCTGCAGCAGCATAATGTTAAAATGCTAAATATGCAGAGGGAACTGATCTCCCTCAATACTAGCATCAGCAATGAACTGGAACGTATCGTAAATGATTTAAAAGACATCAACTACAAAATGGCAGATGAGTTGAAAGGGATGGCTTTTAAAAACTACCAGGAGACTACATCATTGCTGAATAAATTTTACCTGGCTGCCTTATTCCTGGTACTTCTGTTTGCAGCACTGTTGATCATTTTTATCTTTCAACTGAACAAATCGGAGCTGCAATTGCTCAAGGAAAATAAAAGATCGGTAAATATTGCGCGACAAAAAATGGAACTGCTCACCCACATGACCCATGAAATCAGAAATCCATTGACAGCCATAAAGGGCTTCCTTTATATATTCACAAAAACTCCACTTACGCAACGTCAGACGGATATGCTTGAATCTATAAAGGGATCTTCTGATATGTTGCTACGTACCTTAAACGATACTCTTGACGCGGCAAAAATGGAAACCAGCGAACTAAAAATAGAAAGTGATCCATTCAATCCCTACTCTACCATAAACCAGGTGATCGAAAGCATGAGCTATAGTGCAACCAAAAAGAAACTGGAGGTTAATTATAACTTTAAAGAGGATAAAGAAACACAGGTACTGGGTGACAACTTCAGGTTAAAGCAAGTTATGGTTAACCTTTTAAGCAATGCGATAAAGTATACCAAAGAGGGAACGATCACCATCAATGCAGAGCTGCTACCTGAAGATACCCGATTACAGGTAGATATTATAGACACAGGAATGGGGATCAGTCCAGATCAACAGGCCAACCTATTCTCTCAATATTATCAAACCAACTCTGCAAAAGGACAGGTAGGTACCGGTTTGGGCTTATATATCTGTAAACAGTTGGTAGAAATGCAGAAAGGCAAGATCAGTGTTAAAAGTGCCATTGGTGTAGGCACCACATTTAGCTTCTTTATTCCTTATCAGAAGGCTTAG